The Dromaius novaehollandiae isolate bDroNov1 chromosome 20, bDroNov1.hap1, whole genome shotgun sequence genome includes the window GAGAAGGAGGCGGGTGGTGTTCCTCTGCATCACAGGAATCGCAGGCTTGTAGCGGTTATCTGCAGCACACGAGGAATATAAACATGCTAAAAATTCACCAAACAGTTCTAAGATGGCTTCTGACTTCAAGCCACTAATCTTCTGCCCTAAATCTGCCTTGCCCTAGGTTATGTGCTAGGATGTGCCATGGATCATTTCTTACTATCTACCTCAGGCGAAATAATGAAATCCTCTTGCTTCAGTGCTGCTTTTGAGGGAGTTGTGGTAATCAGGCCATCATCATCCGCAAAACGGTTCAATGGACCCAGCAGATCGTTCAGGTTTACAAACCCTGTCCCTTCACCACTGAGCAGGGTATGCGTTAATGAGGTCAGGGAAGCTTTATGGGCACTTTTGGGCTTTTGCCACTACAGCAATCTGCAGAACTGCAATATCCTTCAAGGCACCCTCTCATCTCAGTTCGACCTCTGAAGTCAGGCGGCAGGTCCAGGAGAGATGGTTTAGTCTCCCTTTAGCTAACGCTCCCTAAGCCTTCCTGTTCCCACTCCCCTGGGAATTACTGGCTAATCACCACGAGTGGGATGCACAGAAGAACAAAACCAATCGAAGGTGTCAGAACAAAAAGCTGATGTGCAGAGTCATAGCAGCCACGGCACATATCCGACTCCAGCAGCTACAGTCGGCTGACAGCAATTCAAGTTTATGAGCACAAGGCCCTTGGGACTCGTGGATGATGCCCACATGTGACCAAGGCAGTGTAGTCTGTAGAGATCCTGGAAGCACAATCTGAGGGCAGCGAGCTGATCTGTGCACCTGGTGGGACATTAGCTATCAAACCCACTTCTGTAGAGGCTTTTTTCCACCACCATTCAGGAGCAAACTCTAAGTGGAAAAAGGGAAGATGCAATGTATTCAGCTGCTAATCAGAGGAGAACAGGACTGGTAAGAGAACTGCTTTGCATTAGCTTAAATATTTCCATTCACATGAAGTCAAATCACATTACTTGCATAACAAAAATATGTTGTAAAAtgaacaatacattttttttttttttccttctccacagTTTTTGCTGAGAAACCCAGATTGTGAGTTTGGCAAGAGACTACCACAAACATACTGGCCTAACAACGGAATTTACACCAGTGCTGGACTGATACCTTTCTATACAGGCTTTGTACCAAGTAAGTTTatcagctgaaagaaaacaaaagtcacTGATACTAATTACTATTATTAAGTAGTACTGTTGTTGTAAGCAGCAGTAGTGTCATAGTAGAGAGCAGTTACTGAAATGTTCCGTATTGgaagttaatttttttcagtctttgccAAAGTCTTGGACTTGTGTTATCCCTGCCTTCCTGCAGGAGATCCCATGACGCAGAACGTTGCTGTAGTTTCCAGCCACAAATCCCCCCAAAAGTGGAGGGTGCTCAGTGATAGCTCACCTGTTACATGGTACACATCACAACTTCTTCCCTAAGAAAGTGATTTCTGTTCCAAAAAGcttaaaaaggcaaaaggtagGAAATGCAAACAGGTTGGGAGAGTGGAAAAACGCAGTGAAACAATGTTAGCCATCAAGAGAGGTGGTGGCTACCCCGTACTGTCTAATTATTGTCATTATAGGctttattaaaaagaagaggTCTGAATAAAGTAGTTTTGTCAATGTTAAGGGGAAATTTTGCCCATGCACCTGACAGAAAGCATTAAGATGTTAGACTGCAATTTCAACAAATGAGCAATTGATATTGGAATCATTGACAGCGCAAAGCATCAACATCTCAGTAATGTGCAAGTGACAGGAAAGCATGGAGATAAAAAACAAACTAATAGTTTGTACTTGATGcaataaacagaaggaaaatggtAGAGAATATAAATTATGGAAGAAGTGGAAGTAAAGAGGGGGAAATGAGTATCATGGCAGGTTGGACTATAGCTGGTATCAAAATTGTACATGAGCTGAGTGGAGGATGTTGAGGCAGTGAATTATGACTAGCAACTTTTAATCAGAGGGCATCGGAAAGGTTCATCTAAGGAAGGCTATGCAGAAAAAGCAGTAAGGTTTATACATAGCTAGTAAGTTCTTGAAGGATGGTATAAAAAAGATTAGTTTTAGCTAGGCGGTTCTAGCAGGACTAAATGCTTTAGCACTGCTAATACAATCATTAGTTTTAGGCCTTCCAAAGAATTTGAGAATGCCTGGAACTAAACTCTACAGCTTCCGCTTGTCCCCTCTAACAGTTCCTTTGGGACGAATACACACAGCCTGGAGGAATGGTGTGATTTGACATCACGCACTGTATAtaggaaaaagggggggaaaaaaaatccccctccaGCCACTCCTTCTGAACTCTGTCACCACATTCCTACTTCAGTGGAAGGAGAGACACTGAGCCTAGAAGCTGCAGGTGCTGTGTCACACGTACCTACTCCCTCCCTTCCCATGGTAGCTCCTAGGTCTCCCAAGACAAAATCCTGACGACTTCCGCATCATTTCTTTCTCTGCGCTGTTACACAGTGGGGTTAGGGTTATACTCGTACAAGGCTACAGCCTGCAAGTCAAAAATATCTCTCGGAGAAAGGCTGCTGTAACCCTGTTAGAAATACAGTGAACTGGACTCCAGTGTCAACATTGATCTTTGCGTTTTGTCACCTCCGCCAAAAGCCTGCAGAAAGGTGGAGGAAGAAGCTGTAGTGCTTCAGGCAGCTCTCTGTGCACTGCAGTGCTCCTAGTGATGTAGGCCCTTGGGTGGGGGGCAAGGATGCTGGGTTGAAGGGGCGTAAGAGTAACTCATTTAACTTTGCTGAAAAGGATCCTGGGGGGGCTGATACTGTCCTTTCAGGAACCAGCGAGGCACAGGGTCTTGTTTCAagctacagaaaaacaaaaacacactgtAATGGTACATGAACTTCTGTGTAATGAAGGTGGAAGGGACCCAAAATTCAGCTTTAAGACAAAAATCCACTGCTTGATGAAGTGTTACATCATGCTTCAAAAATCTAACTTTTTGTCATCTTTGAATCTACAGAAGTATTCTCCCATGTAGGCTTGAAACTAGTCACTTGTTTCTCTTTCAAAGTCATTTTCATAGCCCCTACTTTCCATCAGATCaatatagtgtttttttttttaaactattataAACAGTGCAACTctgtaaagagaattttttttaaggagttaCAAAAACTTAACCTGCTATCAATCACAATTAAGAATACTGAACAGTATTTCCTCAGCAGGAAAGCAGTCCATTCTATCCTGTCTCAATTACTGagtaaacattttcctttgtcattttaGCTAACACTGAACACTAGTTGTTTCCATAGTGCATGTTTGTTTTGCTAGTAACACTTTCAAGACACAAAATAGTGTAACTTGGGATCAGGTATTCATACTAACCAAACACAGAAAGAGAAGCTATGCAGCCTCCTGAATAATTTATGTTATTCTTTGAGATGTCTAGATACTGGCTTAAACATGACTCTGTCAAGTGATGCTCTGGCTGCATAAATTGGAGATCTTCAGCATTACTTTTGTCCTCAGCTCTAGATGTAAAACAGCCTGTTATGGAGAGCTCCCATGCAGGAAGTCATAGCTATCTGCTAGGTTTATGCTGCTAAATAGGTGCAGAGATCAGCCCTAGGTGAGGCCAGCTTATCTTCTTCCAGAAATATCCATGCTATCAGAACAGTAACTGGCCTACGCCATTTTATGATCCAGAGAGGAGGAGTAAGCTACAGCTGTAGCTTCCAGGCACCTACATTTGAGCCTATGCTTCCACTGTGGGCTGAAGAGCTGCTCCCTCTAGATCAGACTTAAGTTTGGACAGCTGACCCATCACCTGTAATAGGAGCCCACATGCAGGTACCTAAATTTAGACACAGCTTACAGCTGACTTTCATCCTTGATGTTAACTGTATCTCCCTCTGCCAGTACACTTGACTACAGAATAGTATCAGAGTATTTTTTCAATTCCCTCAACACAGGGAAAAAGCAGTAATGCCACTATATCCAGTGACACTAGCAACAGGTGTCTACTCTGttagaaagcagagggaaaaatgtaGTTCCCCATGGCACAGTGGCAGATGGCTAGTGCTCACTCAACATCCTGTATTTTTGCTTTCCAGCCCTCAGACACAGCTATGCGCTTACTTTTGGAAACAGCACCCGAAGAGCTTACCAAAAGGAACAAAGGAGACAAGCCTGTGCACTGCGAAAAAAACTTTAATGATGCCTGTACAGCATTTGAAGTGACTTTGAAACAGGAAGAGGAACACAACACAGACAAGAGAAGTTTTGAATGAAAGAGTTCATACAGCTTTAAACAAAATTTACAGGTGTTCATTTGCATAGGTTTTATTCTGCCTCTTCCTCCGCCTCCTCTTCAAATTCCCCCTCTTCCTCAGCTGTAGCATCCTGGTACTGCTGATACTCAGACACCAGGTCATTCATGTTGCTCTCAGCTTCTGTGAATTCCATCTCATCCATACCCTCGCCAGTATACCAATGCAAGAAAGCCTTTCGGCGGAACATAGCAGTAAATTGTTCAGAAATGCGTTTAAAAAGCTCCTGGATAGCTGTACTGTTACCAATAAACGTGGCAGACATTTTCAGGCCACGAGGTGGAATGTCACAGACCGCTGTTTTAACGTTATTGGGAATCCATTCAACAAAATAGctgctatttttgttttgaacGTTAAGCATTTGCTCGTCAACCTCTTTCATGGACATGCGCCCCCTGAAAACAGCAGCTACTGTGAGATAGCGGCCATGACGTGGGTCACATGCCGCCATCATATTTTTCGCATCAAACATCTGCTGCGTTAGCTCTGGTACAGTTAGAGCACGATACTGCTGGCTCCCACGGCTTGTGAGCGGGGCAAAACCAGGCATGAAAAAGTGCAAACGGGGAAAGGGAACCATGTTAACTGCTAGCTTGCGCAAGTCAGCATTAAGCTGGCCTGGGAAACGCAGGCAGGTGGTAACACCGCTCATGGTTGCCGACACTAAATGGTTCAGATCACCGTACGTTGGAGTAGTTAACTTCAGTGTTCTGAAGCATATGTCATAGAGTGCTTCATTATCAATACAGTATGTTTCATCTGTGTTCTCCACAAGCTGGTGCACAGAAAGTGTTGCATTGTAGGGCTCTACTACAGTATCTGATACTTTAGGGGAAGGTACAACACTGAAAGTATTCATAATTCGGTCTGGGTACTCTTCGCGAATTTTGCTGATTAGGAGGGTACCCATGCCAGAGCCAGTGCCACCACCAAGAGAGTGAGTAAGCTGAAAGCCCTGGAGACAATCACAGCTTTCTGCCTCCTTTCTTACAACATCTAACACTGAATCAACTAATTCAGCACCTTCAGTATAGTGGCCTTTTGCCCAGTTATTTCCTGCTCCGCTCTGACCTGGAAGAGAGACATTTCCATATTAAATTACAGTCGCTGCTTCCTGCTTGCAAGCAAAGCGTAAGAGCATCAAGCTACAGCAGTGCTTTCATTTTGTCAAGCGCAGAGCTATGGTGTCACACAAGCACCTCTAAAATGACTGAAAGCTACAGAGAAAACGTTTACTATCCAAGGATACAGCAGCCATTTGCGTTCTCCGACATTACCGAGAAGATGACGAGAATCGGAAGAGCAACGACACCTTGTGCCTTCCCAGACCTGCTCTCCCAAGAGCTGCCATCATGCACCAGCCGCAGATCCCGGTATTTCATGCCCGCAGAAGCGCCAGgattaaccccccccccaccccccccggcgccgcgctcgcCCTGGGAGCATGTGCGGCGGCGAAGCCCGCAGTGCAGCGTCGCTGCCCTGCCCACCCCACCGCACCCCGAGCCGGTTACACGAGCGGTCCCTCCCCcgctcccggcacactcaccgaACACGAAGTTGTCTGGCCTGAATATCTGGCCGAAGGGCCCGGAGCGCACCGAGTCCATGGTGCCGGGCTCCAGGTCCACCAGCACGGCGCGCGGCACGTACTTGCCACCTGCAAAACAGGGAGAAGCCGTGActgcggcgccgggggcggcccggggggcggccggcgcgcCGGGCCCTACCTGTGGCCTCGTTGTAGTAAACGTTAATGCGCTCGAGCTGCAAGTCGCTGTCTCCATGGTAGGTGCCGGTGGGGTCGATGCCATGTTCGTCGCTGATCACCTCCCAAAACTGCCGGAGAAAATCGCGTcaggggcggccgggccccgcccgccgccccccgcccccggcccgccgccccctccccggaccTTGGCCCCGATCTGGTTCCCGCACTGCCCGGCCTGCAGGTGCACGATCTCCCTCATGATGGCGGCAGCACAGCGCGCTCTCAGCCAGCACCCCTCTTTCCCCCAACTGACTCTGACGGCGTGAGGTAACCGCCAAGCCTTATATAGCAGCGGAATGCGCGCGCAcccttcttttcccctcccaggCGACCGTCAGCAGCAGCTATTGGCTACTCATAACGAGGCTTCAAAAGTGACGAGAACTGATTGGCTTGAGCACTGTCACTCAAACTAGGGGCTCCCATTTGCTCCGCCCGTTTTTCCTGTTGATTTTACTGTTAGGCAACGGGCGTCCATGAATGCCCGCCTCCACTTGCTTAGCGCACTCCCGATTGGCTTAATTAAATGATTGATGTCGCGCATGATTGGCTGTCGGCCTCCGCCGTAAGCTAGCGCCATTTGATTGGATGAAAACAAAGTGTCCTAGTAACCGTCGCAATGACTCCGCAGCAGGCGCTGGGCGGTGGCTCGCCCGGCCGCCTATTCCCGCAGCCGTATGCGCACTTTGCGCTGCGTAGGCGCGGCAGCTCGTCCTCGCTGCGGAGGGGGGCGGTCTCCTGCGGAAACCCTGGCCGGCCGTTTCCCCCGCGTGTCTCGGGGCACCCGCCACCACTCGCCGCAGCGCCGGCCTCCGCTtctcggggggcgggggggggcctccctctcccgtccccgccgccaccgccttCCCCCGCTCTCCGCTGGCCGGAGGCGCTGCAGAGGCGCTGTGGGGGCAGGGAGCCCGTGTGCGCAGGCGCGGGCTGCGGCGCCTTTCTAGCACTTTCTGGCGCGCAGCCGCCTGAGGCAGCGGGGTTGGGCGGCCGTTGCCGTGACAACCGCGCTCAACACaggggcgggcgggaaggggtTAGGCCGGGGCACGGCCTGCGGCAAAGCGAGCCACGGGGGGATGCTCAGCCTTCTGCTTCGGGATGCTGAAAGTGTGCGtgggctgaggaggagctggggggggggcgcttTACCACACCCCTTCCGTGCAGGAAGGCCCTGCCCTGCGAGCGGTGGGAGGCTGGGAGAGTGCTCCTGAGAGATGGTGGTCCCTCACCGGCCTCAAGGTGAGCAGCTCTGGGTGCAGGCCCCAGCTCTGGTCTTGTCTCTTAAAGAGCAGGCATGGTTCAGGCACCAAGGCTCAGGTGAGTTGAAAACTATGAGGCATGGCCCTATTACATTTCTCATGTAATACACGAGGTATGAACACACGAATGAATATGATAAGCAAGTTGACAAAATACCATGCAGACTAATGCAGGGCTCAAGTGGTGTCTGCCTTTTATAGAGTGAGCAGAACAGTGCTGTACTAGGCGACATCTCTATCTTCAGCTGGATGCTCATGTTCGAGCCCTGTTATTAGGCAGTCGAGCATCCCAAGCTGATTAAATGTCTTTACTTAGCTTTTCTCCGTCTCTTGTTCTGCAGGACTGTCCATCTTCTACAGTCCAACTTTGTTAGCGCGTTCTTGCGTAGACCATCTATTGGTCATAGCTTCTACAGAATGCAGCACGATTGTTGTTTTAGCAGAGCCTTTGTGACTATGTATGTTCATTAGGATGCCAGCAAGGTCTGCAAGTTCTAGCATCTCTTATTGTTTCATAATGTAGCTACAACTTGAAAGAGACTCCTAATTGGGTTCTGCAAACCTGGCTCATCTCAAACTGGTGCCTTGATGTGGGAGTGGACTGAGGCAAAAGCAGCAGTTGACCTCAATCCTTTTTACATGGAGTGCATTGAGCTGGGTCTCTGTATCATTCCGGCTTTTGTGTAAGACAGAGCTACATTACGACTTGCATACATACAATGATCTGTGCTTGGATAACAACCCAACCATTTCTGTGACTGGGTCAGCTGGGGAGGTGAGCAGAGGAAGAATAACATCGGGAAGATTTTTGATGGAAATAGAACAGCCTTTGGTGGTTGGCCTAATACATGGGTGTTGGTGATTGCTGTTTCTAGCATGTAAACAAAATAGCTCCCAACGATGTTGGAAAGAGCCCAGGAGCATCCAGAGGAGCCCCAGAGGCACCTGGACCACCCCCAGAGACCCTAGGAAGAGCCCTAGAGCATCTGGAGTAACCTGGGAGTCTCAGGCAGTCTCGAGAGGCTCTAGGAGAGCCCTTTAACAGTCTCAGAGATGCCCAGACAGTCCCTGAGGACCTAGGAAGACACACTGGCATACTGCTTGTCCTCCACATTAGAAGCCAGCATGTAGGAGGTTTATGCAATTTACTCGGAGATAGCTGAGTCATGCAAAGACATTTGGGTCCAGATTTATCCCACCTAATTTTAAACATTGAATTGAATAGCTAGCTCTGGGCTGTATGCACACCAGATTTGGTGGAGAATGTTATTCAGCCCACTCCAGCTCTGAATTGCCCCCTGACAACACCTTTCTCTCTCTGGTGTCTATAAAGGTGGGATGGGTGACCAGATCCAAAACTTCAGTGTTTTATTCAAGTATCAAAGGTAGCTGGGGTGAATCTGAACCAGACGTGCTCAGATTTCATACAAGTGTGTAATAATAAAGACAGCTTTTCCTCCAGGATGTGATACAGTATTTTCATCTTCAAACAGAGTAACGTTTAGTCTTGCCTGTGTTTTGCTGCTTGCAGTGTTCTACTGTCTAGGAAAGTAGATTCAGCATAAATTCTCAGAAAAGCCTACTCAGAACAGCATTAGTAAGCTTCTGCGCTCTTGAAGCCCTAGACAGCGCTGTCTGTTAAAGAGCAGGGGGAGCCATTGCAGGATGAGTAGGAGATTTGCCTGTTCAAGTGTTGCTGTGTTTCATGCAgatacagtgttttttttccagcctggGCCAGAAGGGGAAGGACTGTGCATCACTGACAAAGATCTGTTTCCTCACTTTATTAGAAATCATGAGCTTCTGTAGCCTGtgcctctgacagcttgtgcttGTGGTTCAACCCTCACTGCCTTTAATGTTTGTGAAGCTGTTCTGTAATGTGTAGAGTGACAAATGGTTGCCATCCCAGCATTCCTAGTGGCAGcaaaaaagaagtggaaatgtcCTGCTCAGTTAGGACTTCCGATATCTATCTCCAAAATGCTATGCAGTGTCACATGCAGCAGTGCGGGTGATAATACCCTGCGTGATGGCTGAAACTTAGCTTCTGTGATTGAATCTGCAGAGGTTTCACTGGGAGGATCTGCGGGTTAGGAGGCATTTCGTATTCACCCTAAATGTATTTTTGGTAATGCTATCCCAGTCAGTGGGTACTTTTCTGCCTAGCTGCGTCCAGATCCGCAGCAAATGagaattctgttttaaatatttttgcattttttttttaaattaaaataaaacactagTATTTCTAAGCTCTCTGTGAGGAGGAATACAGCCAAGCTGCAAAGAGTCTCTATGGgaagctgctggagctgcagatCATCAGCCCTGTGACTTCTAATGGTGTGGCAGCCCAGCAACCTAATTAGTGTGTACCAGAAGGTGAGCTGGCAAGTAACAAGGCAGATTTCTGCCAGAACCACATCTTACATGAAGCATTCCTTCAAAGGCAC containing:
- the TUBB4B gene encoding tubulin beta-4B chain; this translates as MREIVHLQAGQCGNQIGAKFWEVISDEHGIDPTGTYHGDSDLQLERINVYYNEATGGKYVPRAVLVDLEPGTMDSVRSGPFGQIFRPDNFVFGQSGAGNNWAKGHYTEGAELVDSVLDVVRKEAESCDCLQGFQLTHSLGGGTGSGMGTLLISKIREEYPDRIMNTFSVVPSPKVSDTVVEPYNATLSVHQLVENTDETYCIDNEALYDICFRTLKLTTPTYGDLNHLVSATMSGVTTCLRFPGQLNADLRKLAVNMVPFPRLHFFMPGFAPLTSRGSQQYRALTVPELTQQMFDAKNMMAACDPRHGRYLTVAAVFRGRMSMKEVDEQMLNVQNKNSSYFVEWIPNNVKTAVCDIPPRGLKMSATFIGNSTAIQELFKRISEQFTAMFRRKAFLHWYTGEGMDEMEFTEAESNMNDLVSEYQQYQDATAEEEGEFEEEAEEEAE